A segment of the bacterium genome:
CCCTCGTAGTCCGGGCCGAACATGAAGTGGTAGACTACCAGCTGCGAGCGGCCGTCGAACAGCTCACGTAGCGTCTTCGGTCCGTGCTCGGTCTGGAATGTGTACTGCTTCTCGACCGGCACCCATGGAAGCTCCCGGCGCCGCTGCGCCAGCTCGTCGCTACGCCGCGTGAGCTCCTTCTCGGCTTCGAGCAGCTTGAGCCGGGCGGCGAGCCACTCTTCACGCGTTCCGACCCGATGACGTGAAGGAGGCGTACCTCGGTGTTGAAACGAGTGCAGGCGATCTGTGTTTGGTCGGGCTATCTTGTGGTGGGACATCGTTACTCACCTCCGTCTCACACATCATCCTAAATTACGCCGCGCTTTCTGGCACGAAAACTGCGAACTGGCGCTCGAGCGCCTTAGCGACGCCATTGCGCCAGCCTTCCGCCGCGGACTGGGACGCGGGATCGGGAAAGATATCCTCCTCCCCGTTCTCCAACCCGTCGAAGATGCCCGCCGCGGTAGACTCAGGCGGGGCCTTCGGGATATCGAAGCCCCGGGTCATATCGGTGTCGGTGGGGCCGATGATGGCGGCATGTACCGTGACACCCTGACCGGCCAAGAGCGCCCTCAGCGACTGTGTCATGTTGAGCGCAGCCGCCTTCGACATGGAGTAGCCAGAGATAAGCGGCAAGGGCGCGAGCGCTGCCAGGGACACGTTGTTGACGATGGCCCCTTTGGAGCGCCGCAGTAGCGGCAGAAAAGCGCGCGTTACGTTGAACACTCCGAAGAGGTTGACGGCCAGGTGCTGCGCGATGACGTCGGGATTGCTCAGATCGTCGTAGATGGCGACGCCTGCATTGTTGATGAGGATGTCGAGAGATGCGACCTCGTGGGCCGCTTGCCGGATCTGCGAAGCTCTGGTCACGTCCAGCGTGAGGGCCGTCACGCGTTTGTCGGCGTATTGCAGCGGGCTGCGCGTCCCCGCGTAGACCCTCTTCGCCCCACGCCTCAGCGCCTCATCGACGAGCGCCCGGCCGATGCCGCGGCTGGCGCCGGTGATCAAGACTGTTTTCCCCGCAACGTTCATATCGTTTCCCTCCCTCTTTCGTAGTCCGCACCTAGGACCCCCAGATCCGACGGGCCTGCGGATGTGCCGTCACAGATATTGACCGCAAGCGCACCTCAAACTCATCGGTCCGCTGCGCGAGAGCTCATCGGCCCTTTTCGAATGCGGTCAACAGCCCCGGATCCAGACCGCTCTCAGGACCGATGAGTTTTGGCGCGGTTCGGGATTTAATAGGATAAAGGCGCTTCGGCGCAATCAGAAATCCTGAGAGGAGATGACTCAAATGCCAGTAATCCACACGGTTCGGATACCCAGCGAGCAAGTGCCAGGTGTCTATCGCCTCCGCGTCGGGGATATCGTCGTTACGGCACTCAGCGATGGGTATTTTGAGGCTGGTCTCGACGTGCTGCTGAATGTCTCCACGCCGGAGGCTCAACGCCTGCTCGAGCTCGCGGGTCGGCCGCCGAGAGCGCGAGCTCCGATCAACGCGTTCGCGATCCATGCGGGAGGACGGCTCGCGTTGATCGACGCCGGGGCGGGATCGACACTTGGTCCGACGGCAGGGCGGCTATCAGCCAATCTCGCGGCCGCCGGCATTCATCCTAACGAAATTGACACGGTGCTCCTGACCCACATGCATTCCGACCATTCCGCGGGATTGATCGACCCGTCCGGCGTGCCGGTCTTCCAAGGAGCGGAACTGCATTTGCACAAAGACGAGGCGGCCTATTGGCAGGACGACACCGCGGTGAGCCGGGCGCCCGAGCCGGTTCGCCCGTTCTTCCAAGCGGCGCGCAGCCAACTCGAGGCCTACCGCGATCGGCTTCGCCCGTTACTGCCGGGCGAGGTGTTCCCTGGCGTCACGTGGATGCCGATGCCCGGGCATACCCCCGGCCACACCGGTTATCTCATTGCATCCGGTGGCGCCTCGCTCCTGATTTGGGGCGATATTATCCACATTCAGGACGTGCAGATCCCGCGGCCGGAAACCGGGTTCTTCGTCGATACCGATCCCGCCGCCGCTGCCGCCACGCGACGTCGTGTTCTCGATATGGTCGCCGCCGACCGGCTCCTTGTGGGCGGCATGCATGTCCATTTCCCCGGGTTTGCCCGCGTCGTTCGCGATGGCACGAGGTTTCAAATGGTGCGGGATGTCTGGGCGGATGATCTTTAACTCGTGCGCGCGAGCGGGGATCACCTGGACTGTGTGGACATGCGTCAACAGCTCGGATCCAGACCGCTCTCAGGACCGATGAGTTTTGGCGCGGTTCGGGATTTAATAGGATAAAGGCGCTTCGGCGCAATCAGAAATCCTGAGAGGAGATGACTCAAATGCCAGTTGCGTATATAGATGTTCCGCCGGGCATCCGCATCGATGCAAAAAAGAAGTTGGTGAAAGAGGTCTTCGTCACGCTCGACGAAGCGTACGGTGTTCCCGACACTCGGAGCTTCCTTCGCGAATGGCCGCTCGAGCAAGTGAGCCAGGACGGGCGGCTCGATTCCGCGCCGGCACACCACCGGCATCCGGCCTCTCGCGGAGAGTGCACTGAACCACGAATGGCCCGCTTCCTGAGCGGGAGAAGACTCGGTTGTGGGAGGGCGGAACATGTTGCTTGAGAGCAAGACTGCCGTCATCTACGGAGCCGGAGGAGCAATCGGCGGCGCGGTCGCCCGTGCATTCGCCCGCGAAGGGGCGCGGGTGTTTCTCGCCGGGCGCAGGCTCTCAACCGTCAACGTCGTCGTCGAGCAGATCTCTGGCGCGGGCGGAAAGGTCGAAGCGGAACAGGTCGACGCTCTCGATGAACAGGCCGTCGAGAAGCACATCGCCGCGGTCGTTAAGAAGGCCGGGAAAATCGACATCTCATTCAACGCGATCGGGATTCCTGCGGCGGAGGTCGCTCGCCAGGGCATGCAGGGTATCCCTTTCACCGAGCTCCCGGTGGAGGCGTTCTCTCTCCCCCTCACCACCTATCCGCGGGCTCACTTCGTGACCGCCAAGGCTGCGGCGCGGCACATGGTCGAGCAGCGATCCGGCGTGATCTTGATGCACACGCCGGAGCCGGCGCGTCTCGGCGTACCACTCGTTGGGGGCATGGGGCCAGCATGGGCGGCGGTGGAGTCCCTGTGTCGCAATCTTTCCGCCGAAGTCGCATCGTCCGGCGTCCGCGTCGTGTGCTTGCGCTCGACCGGACTCCCAGAGACCCCTACGATCGGCATCGTCTTCGGAATTCACGCCAAGGTGCTGGGGATCACGCCGAAGCAGTTCCAAGAGTTGCTGGAAAGCCGGAGTCACACGCGGCGCTCGACCACGCTGGCGCAGTTGACGGGCGCGGCGGTCCTCATGGCCTCCGATCTGGCCGACGGCATGACCGGAACCGTCGCGAACCTGACCGGCGGAGAAGTGGTCGATTAGGACGCATCGGGGCATCGTTTGACCAACGAGGCACAGACGCCGGCGCCACAGATTTCGCGAAGAATGAGCCGTATCCGCCTAATGGAGGAACCGCATGAGGAAGACCGTGGTCGTCACGTACAAGACCAAACCCGAGGCAGCCGATGAAAACGAGCGTCTGGTCAAGAGGGTGTATGCCC
Coding sequences within it:
- a CDS encoding SDR family oxidoreductase translates to MLLESKTAVIYGAGGAIGGAVARAFAREGARVFLAGRRLSTVNVVVEQISGAGGKVEAEQVDALDEQAVEKHIAAVVKKAGKIDISFNAIGIPAAEVARQGMQGIPFTELPVEAFSLPLTTYPRAHFVTAKAAARHMVEQRSGVILMHTPEPARLGVPLVGGMGPAWAAVESLCRNLSAEVASSGVRVVCLRSTGLPETPTIGIVFGIHAKVLGITPKQFQELLESRSHTRRSTTLAQLTGAAVLMASDLADGMTGTVANLTGGEVVD
- a CDS encoding SDR family NAD(P)-dependent oxidoreductase, which gives rise to MNVAGKTVLITGASRGIGRALVDEALRRGAKRVYAGTRSPLQYADKRVTALTLDVTRASQIRQAAHEVASLDILINNAGVAIYDDLSNPDVIAQHLAVNLFGVFNVTRAFLPLLRRSKGAIVNNVSLAALAPLPLISGYSMSKAAALNMTQSLRALLAGQGVTVHAAIIGPTDTDMTRGFDIPKAPPESTAAGIFDGLENGEEDIFPDPASQSAAEGWRNGVAKALERQFAVFVPESAA
- a CDS encoding MBL fold metallo-hydrolase, whose product is MPVIHTVRIPSEQVPGVYRLRVGDIVVTALSDGYFEAGLDVLLNVSTPEAQRLLELAGRPPRARAPINAFAIHAGGRLALIDAGAGSTLGPTAGRLSANLAAAGIHPNEIDTVLLTHMHSDHSAGLIDPSGVPVFQGAELHLHKDEAAYWQDDTAVSRAPEPVRPFFQAARSQLEAYRDRLRPLLPGEVFPGVTWMPMPGHTPGHTGYLIASGGASLLIWGDIIHIQDVQIPRPETGFFVDTDPAAAAATRRRVLDMVAADRLLVGGMHVHFPGFARVVRDGTRFQMVRDVWADDL
- a CDS encoding DUF899 family protein, whose amino-acid sequence is MSHHKIARPNTDRLHSFQHRGTPPSRHRVGTREEWLAARLKLLEAEKELTRRSDELAQRRRELPWVPVEKQYTFQTEHGPKTLRELFDGRSQLVVYHFMFGPDYEG